A single region of the Winslowiella toletana genome encodes:
- a CDS encoding YkvA family protein produces the protein MFKRIVKFKSNLTMMWYACRNPHTPLYIKGLLGVVTLYLISPLDIIPDVIPVIGWLDDAIVVPLGISLLLKLLPDEVRADAAMRLARSPDDNKRKGLSTTLLIIVLLWLILLAYAIFHWMS, from the coding sequence ATGTTCAAACGCATAGTGAAATTCAAAAGCAATTTGACCATGATGTGGTACGCCTGCCGCAATCCGCATACTCCGCTGTATATCAAAGGATTGCTCGGCGTGGTTACGCTGTATCTGATTAGCCCGCTGGATATCATTCCCGATGTGATACCGGTGATTGGCTGGCTGGATGATGCGATAGTCGTGCCGCTGGGCATCAGTTTGCTGTTAAAGCTACTGCCGGATGAGGTCAGAGCCGATGCCGCGATGCGCCTCGCGCGATCGCCGGACGATAATAAAAGAAAGGGCCTGAGCACCACGCTGCTGATTATTGTGCTGCTCTGGCTGATATTGCTGGCGTATGCCATTTTTCACTGGATGTCGTAA
- a CDS encoding YkgJ family cysteine cluster protein, with amino-acid sequence MQCRPDCGACCTAPSISSPIPGMPNGKPANTPCIQLDAQQRCKIFASPLRPKVCAGLQPAAEMCGSNRQQAMVWLLQLEADTCA; translated from the coding sequence ATGCAGTGTCGTCCTGATTGTGGTGCCTGCTGCACCGCCCCTTCTATCTCTTCGCCGATTCCCGGCATGCCAAACGGTAAACCCGCCAACACGCCATGCATTCAGCTTGATGCGCAGCAACGTTGCAAAATCTTTGCCTCGCCGCTGCGGCCAAAAGTGTGCGCCGGGTTACAGCCGGCGGCTGAGATGTGCGGCAGCAATCGCCAGCAGGCGATGGTCTGGTTGTTGCAACTGGAAGCGGATACTTGCGCCTGA
- the fruK gene encoding 1-phosphofructokinase: protein MSRRVATITLNPAYDLVGYCPEIERGEVNLVKTTGLHAAGKGINVAKVLKDLGIDVTVGGFLGKENQDGFQQLFSELGIANRFQVVPGRTRINVKLTEKDGEVTDLNFSGFDVSGQDWERFSADSLSWLGQFDMVCVSGSLPAGVSPEAFTDWMTALRTHCPCIIFDSSREALVAGLKAAPWLVKPNRRELEIWAGRKLPTMQDVIEAAHALREQGIAHVVISLGAEGALWVNASGEWIAKPPACEVVSTVGAGDSMVGGLIYGLLMRESSEHTLRLATAVAAMAVSQSNVGVTDRTQLAAMMARVDLKPFN from the coding sequence ATGAGCAGACGTGTCGCAACGATTACCCTGAATCCGGCCTATGACCTGGTGGGTTATTGCCCTGAGATCGAGCGTGGCGAAGTTAACCTGGTGAAAACCACCGGCCTGCATGCGGCGGGCAAAGGAATTAACGTTGCTAAAGTACTGAAAGACTTGGGTATCGACGTCACTGTTGGTGGTTTTCTTGGTAAAGAGAATCAGGATGGATTTCAGCAGCTGTTCAGCGAGTTAGGTATTGCCAACCGCTTTCAGGTGGTGCCGGGTCGTACCCGTATTAACGTTAAACTGACGGAGAAAGACGGTGAAGTGACCGATCTGAATTTCTCTGGTTTTGACGTCAGCGGGCAGGACTGGGAGCGCTTTAGCGCCGATTCCCTGAGCTGGCTTGGCCAGTTCGATATGGTGTGCGTTAGCGGCAGTTTGCCAGCGGGCGTGTCGCCGGAAGCCTTTACTGACTGGATGACTGCACTGCGCACCCATTGCCCTTGCATCATTTTCGACAGCAGCCGTGAAGCGCTGGTTGCCGGACTGAAAGCGGCACCGTGGCTGGTTAAACCTAACCGTCGCGAGCTGGAGATCTGGGCCGGTCGTAAACTGCCCACGATGCAGGATGTCATTGAAGCCGCTCATGCGCTGCGCGAGCAGGGCATTGCCCACGTAGTGATCTCTCTCGGTGCGGAAGGCGCACTGTGGGTGAATGCTTCCGGCGAGTGGATCGCGAAACCACCAGCCTGTGAAGTGGTCAGCACCGTTGGTGCCGGTGACTCAATGGTCGGCGGCCTGATTTATGGCCTGCTGATGCGCGAGTCCAGTGAGCACACGCTGCGTCTGGCAACGGCAGTGGCGGCAATGGCCGTCAGCCAAAGTAATGTAGGCGTTACCGATCGTACCCAGTTGGCCGCAATGATGGCGCGCGTCGACCTGAAACCTTTTAACTGA
- a CDS encoding sugar efflux transporter, whose amino-acid sequence MQTPGATTRRLPDISSAAFLVVAFLTGIAGALQTPTLSLFLSTEVHARPFMVGLFFTGSAVIGIAVSQLLAARSDRKGDRRSLIFFCCLLGALASMLFAWNRNYFVLLFIGVLLSSFGSTANPQMFALAREHADRTGREAVMFTTFMRAQISLAWVIGPPVAFALALGFGFEVMYACAACAFICCALIVRFLLPSMQKTVVKTTATLQAPIGHRRDTLLLFIGCTLMWASTGIYLINMPLYLVHELDLPEKLAGQLMGLAAGLEIPVMLIAGYCARRFSKRTLMRCATVSGLLFFAGLLLVHSTVPLLLLQGLNAIFIGILVGIGMLYFQDLMPGQAGAATTLFSNSTRVGWILAGSLTGVVAELWGYHAVFYCTLLMMLGTLYCMWQIKDA is encoded by the coding sequence ATGCAAACTCCAGGTGCAACCACCCGCCGCCTGCCCGATATCAGTTCGGCAGCCTTTCTGGTGGTGGCTTTTCTGACCGGTATTGCCGGCGCTCTACAGACCCCGACGCTCAGCCTGTTTCTGTCGACTGAAGTTCATGCGCGTCCCTTTATGGTCGGGCTATTTTTCACCGGCAGCGCGGTGATTGGTATTGCGGTCAGTCAGCTACTGGCGGCACGTTCCGACCGCAAAGGCGACCGCAGATCGTTGATCTTTTTCTGTTGCCTGCTCGGCGCTCTCGCCTCAATGCTGTTTGCCTGGAACCGAAACTACTTTGTCCTGTTGTTTATCGGCGTGCTGCTTTCCAGCTTTGGCTCAACTGCCAATCCGCAAATGTTCGCGCTGGCGCGGGAACATGCCGATCGCACCGGCCGCGAAGCGGTGATGTTTACCACCTTTATGCGCGCCCAGATCTCACTGGCATGGGTGATTGGGCCTCCGGTGGCCTTCGCGCTGGCACTCGGTTTCGGTTTTGAGGTGATGTACGCCTGCGCCGCCTGCGCTTTTATCTGCTGTGCGCTGATCGTCAGATTTCTGCTGCCCTCAATGCAAAAAACGGTGGTAAAAACTACCGCGACGCTGCAAGCACCAATCGGACATCGTCGCGATACACTGCTGCTGTTTATCGGCTGCACCCTGATGTGGGCCTCTACCGGCATCTATTTGATAAATATGCCACTGTATCTGGTACACGAACTGGATCTGCCGGAAAAGCTGGCGGGGCAACTGATGGGGCTGGCGGCAGGGCTGGAAATTCCGGTGATGCTGATCGCCGGTTATTGCGCCAGACGCTTCAGTAAACGCACTCTGATGCGCTGTGCGACGGTTTCAGGCCTGTTATTCTTTGCCGGATTACTGTTGGTGCACAGCACCGTGCCACTGCTGCTGTTACAGGGGCTGAACGCCATTTTTATAGGCATACTGGTCGGTATCGGCATGCTCTATTTTCAGGATTTAATGCCCGGACAGGCAGGCGCGGCGACGACACTGTTCAGTAACTCCACCCGGGTTGGTTGGATCCTCGCGGGTTCATTGACCGGCGTGGTGGCTGAATTGTGGGGTTATCACGCGGTATTCTACTGCACGTTACTGATGATGCTCGGCACACTCTACTGCATGTGGCAAATTAAAGATGCCTGA
- a CDS encoding CobW family GTP-binding protein: MTNVNLITGFLGSGKTTTLLHLLAQKPQHEKWAVLVNEFGEIGIDGALLAKSGAVLKEIPGGCMCCVNGLPMQVGLNMLLKQAKPDRLLIEPTGLGHPKQILAMLNDAVYQPWLTLNATLALLDPRQLSDTRVTDNENFRDQLAAADIIIANKQDRWQPADRAALAAWQQQYLDDRQLVSAEFGNIDPALLDTPRSNLRQLPDARQHPHSHAKSGLAALRLDANARWRRALNQGQGYYACGWIFDQDTVFDTIGVLEWARLAPVTRVKGVLRIAEGLLSINRQGQDLQIETRPAAPPDSRIELIHENDIEWNNFQASLLKLRLETLT; encoded by the coding sequence GTGACAAACGTGAATCTGATAACTGGCTTTCTCGGCAGCGGAAAAACCACCACGTTACTGCATCTTTTGGCGCAAAAGCCGCAGCATGAAAAATGGGCGGTGCTGGTTAACGAATTCGGTGAAATTGGCATTGATGGCGCGCTGCTGGCTAAGAGCGGTGCAGTGTTGAAAGAGATTCCCGGCGGCTGTATGTGCTGCGTCAATGGCTTACCGATGCAGGTCGGCCTGAATATGCTGCTAAAGCAGGCCAAACCCGATCGTTTACTGATTGAACCCACTGGTCTCGGCCATCCTAAACAGATTCTGGCGATGCTGAATGATGCGGTTTATCAGCCGTGGCTGACGCTTAACGCGACTCTGGCACTGCTCGACCCCCGGCAGCTGAGTGATACCAGAGTGACTGATAATGAAAACTTCCGCGATCAGTTGGCGGCAGCAGACATTATTATCGCCAACAAACAGGATCGCTGGCAGCCAGCCGATCGGGCGGCGCTGGCAGCATGGCAACAGCAATATCTCGACGACCGTCAGTTAGTCAGCGCTGAGTTTGGCAACATCGATCCCGCCTTACTCGATACCCCGCGCAGCAATTTGCGTCAACTGCCTGATGCCCGGCAGCATCCCCACAGCCATGCCAAAAGTGGTCTCGCGGCGCTTCGTCTCGATGCTAATGCGCGCTGGCGGCGGGCACTGAATCAGGGTCAGGGCTATTATGCCTGTGGCTGGATCTTCGATCAGGATACGGTGTTTGATACCATCGGCGTGCTGGAGTGGGCACGTCTTGCACCCGTGACGCGGGTGAAAGGCGTACTTCGCATCGCTGAAGGGCTACTGAGTATCAACCGTCAGGGACAGGATCTGCAAATCGAAACGCGCCCGGCCGCGCCGCCCGATAGCCGTATAGAACTGATCCATGAAAATGATATTGAATGGAATAATTTTCAAGCTAGCTTGTTGAAGCTTCGTTTAGAAACGTTGACATAG
- a CDS encoding YeiH family putative sulfate export transporter, with product MAELTLFKPQSGPAPLAAGLLLSAAIAGAAIWLGNQPSVASLGLGALTLAIVVGMLVGNTLWPRLQRACDPGVVMAKQRLLRLGIVLYGFRLTFQQIADVGLSGIVIDLLTLCSTFALACWLGRRVFGLDRETRWLIGAGSSICGAAAILATEPVIKADSAKVAVAIATVVIFGTLAIFIYPLLWPLVSTLLPGITATQYGIFTGSTMHEVAQVVAAGHAIGPEAENAAVIAKMLRVMMLAPFLLFLTLLIRRDAPAGMAQGGIRFPWFALLFIVVALFNSLHLLPVSMVSTINQLDTLLLAMAMAALGLTTHLSALKRAGIRPLFMALLLFIWLMVGGGMINLGVQHLMG from the coding sequence ATGGCTGAACTTACACTCTTTAAACCTCAGTCTGGCCCTGCTCCGTTAGCGGCCGGGCTACTGTTATCGGCGGCAATCGCTGGCGCGGCTATCTGGTTGGGCAACCAGCCGTCGGTTGCGTCGCTTGGCCTTGGCGCGCTGACGCTGGCGATTGTGGTGGGCATGCTGGTGGGTAACACCCTCTGGCCACGCCTGCAACGTGCCTGCGATCCCGGCGTGGTCATGGCTAAACAGCGTCTGTTAAGACTGGGTATCGTGCTGTATGGCTTTCGCCTGACTTTTCAGCAAATTGCTGATGTCGGGCTCAGCGGCATCGTGATTGATCTACTGACGCTGTGCTCCACTTTTGCCCTCGCCTGCTGGCTGGGACGCCGGGTGTTTGGTCTGGATCGCGAGACCCGCTGGTTAATTGGTGCAGGCAGCAGTATCTGCGGTGCCGCGGCGATTCTGGCGACCGAGCCGGTAATCAAAGCAGATTCGGCTAAAGTGGCGGTAGCGATTGCTACCGTGGTGATTTTCGGCACGCTGGCTATCTTTATCTATCCACTGCTTTGGCCGCTGGTCAGCACGCTGCTGCCTGGCATAACCGCCACGCAGTACGGTATTTTTACCGGTTCGACCATGCATGAAGTGGCACAGGTGGTGGCTGCCGGACATGCCATTGGTCCGGAAGCGGAAAACGCGGCGGTCATCGCCAAAATGCTGCGCGTCATGATGCTGGCACCGTTTCTGCTGTTCCTCACCCTGCTGATTCGGCGCGATGCTCCGGCCGGGATGGCTCAGGGCGGCATTCGTTTTCCGTGGTTTGCGCTGCTGTTTATTGTGGTGGCACTGTTTAACTCACTGCATTTATTACCGGTATCAATGGTGAGTACCATTAATCAACTGGATACCTTACTGCTGGCGATGGCCATGGCCGCTCTGGGCTTGACCACCCATCTCAGCGCGCTGAAACGTGCGGGCATACGGCCATTATTCATGGCGCTGCTGCTGTTTATCTGGCTGATGGTCGGCGGTGGAATGATCAATCTCGGGGTTCAGCATTTGATGGGCTAG
- the yieE gene encoding DNA-binding transcriptional regulator YeiE, with translation MHITLRQVEVFTEVLKSGSTTQASQVLALSQSAVSAALADLEGQLGVQLFDRVGKRLVVNEHGRLLYPRAVGLLEQAGEIEQLFREDNGAIRIYASSTIGNYLLPGMIAGYRRDFPHLPLELSVGNSQDVINAVADFRVDVGLIEGPCHMSELISEPWLEDELVVFAAPDTALLHQPVTLESLAKMQWILRERGSGTREIVDYLLLSHLPQFELAMELGNSEAIKHAVRHGMGISCLSRRVIADQLEVGSLVEVKIPLPKLSRTLYRIRHRQKHVSKALSRFLSYCVE, from the coding sequence ATGCATATCACATTGCGTCAGGTAGAAGTGTTTACCGAAGTGCTGAAGAGTGGCTCAACCACGCAGGCTTCTCAGGTGCTGGCGCTGTCGCAATCGGCGGTCAGCGCCGCGCTGGCCGACCTGGAAGGGCAGCTGGGGGTGCAATTGTTTGACCGCGTCGGCAAACGACTGGTGGTAAACGAACATGGGCGTCTGCTTTATCCGCGAGCCGTTGGGCTACTGGAGCAGGCGGGCGAAATAGAGCAGCTGTTCCGTGAAGATAATGGTGCCATCCGCATTTATGCCAGCAGTACCATCGGCAATTATCTGCTGCCGGGCATGATTGCGGGTTATCGCCGCGACTTTCCCCATTTACCGCTGGAGCTGAGCGTGGGTAACAGTCAGGACGTGATTAATGCGGTGGCTGATTTTCGCGTTGATGTCGGCCTGATTGAAGGGCCGTGCCATATGAGCGAACTGATCAGTGAGCCGTGGCTGGAGGATGAGCTGGTGGTGTTTGCCGCGCCGGATACAGCTCTACTGCATCAGCCGGTGACGCTGGAAAGCCTGGCAAAAATGCAGTGGATCCTGCGTGAGCGTGGTTCCGGCACCCGTGAAATCGTCGATTATCTGCTGTTATCGCATTTGCCGCAGTTTGAGCTGGCAATGGAACTGGGTAACTCGGAGGCGATAAAACATGCGGTGCGCCACGGCATGGGGATCAGCTGTTTATCGCGCCGGGTGATTGCCGACCAGCTGGAGGTGGGATCGCTGGTAGAGGTGAAGATTCCGCTGCCAAAATTGTCGCGTACCTTATATCGCATCCGTCACCGACAGAAACATGTCTCCAAGGCGCTGTCGCGATTTCTGAGCTATTGCGTGGAATAA
- a CDS encoding phosphatase PAP2 family protein, producing MNTNRLVAILGLNVLGIALFLSWYLLPGHGFWFPIDKSIFYWFNDHMATNKPLVWLIAITNFRGFDAISLLAMGLLYLKFWLRETPPGRRRLIAIGITMLLTAVVLNQLGHLLPVKHSSPTLYFDNVHRVSEITGIPAKDASSDSFPGDHGMMLMIFAGFMLRYFGKGAFLTGLLIFVVFGLPRVMAGAHWFTDIAVGSLSVVLVGLSWWLMTPASDLLVNWLTRILPGKYKPTR from the coding sequence ATGAATACTAATCGCTTAGTAGCGATACTGGGTCTGAACGTCCTTGGCATCGCACTGTTTTTATCCTGGTACTTACTTCCCGGGCACGGTTTTTGGTTCCCCATCGATAAATCAATCTTCTACTGGTTCAACGATCATATGGCGACTAACAAGCCGCTGGTATGGTTGATCGCGATTACTAACTTCCGCGGATTTGATGCAATTTCATTGCTGGCAATGGGTTTGCTGTATCTGAAGTTTTGGCTGCGCGAAACACCGCCCGGGCGTCGGCGACTGATTGCGATTGGTATCACGATGCTGCTGACTGCTGTGGTGCTTAATCAACTGGGGCATCTGTTACCGGTTAAACACTCCAGCCCTACCCTGTACTTTGACAATGTGCATCGCGTCAGTGAAATCACCGGCATTCCGGCAAAAGATGCCTCCAGCGACAGCTTCCCTGGCGATCACGGTATGATGCTGATGATTTTCGCCGGGTTTATGCTGCGCTATTTCGGCAAAGGCGCATTCCTGACCGGTTTGCTGATCTTTGTGGTATTTGGCCTGCCGCGCGTGATGGCCGGTGCGCACTGGTTTACCGATATCGCTGTCGGTTCCCTGTCGGTGGTGCTGGTTGGCCTGAGCTGGTGGTTGATGACACCCGCCAGCGATCTGTTAGTTAACTGGCTTACCCGCATCTTACCCGGCAAATATAAGCCAACGCGGTAA
- the fruB gene encoding fused PTS fructose transporter subunit IIA/HPr protein: MFQLDVKAIHTGASASDKEDAIRQVAAALAAAGNVGDAYVDGMLAREKQTSTYLGNGIAIPHGTTDTRDLVLETGVQVFQFPEGIAWGEDQTAYVAIGIAARSDEHLALLRQLTHVLSDDSVAEQLKTTTSAEELRSILMGEKQGAEFKFDTSLIALDVAASDLITLQALNAGRLQHAGAADASFVSSVISAQPLNLGQGIWLSDSTVGNLGSAVAVSRSAKAFEIEGEKAAMLITVAVADEQPLKVLNYLSDLLINQKADRLLNADAPGVLALLTSVVDEQAEVLTAEFTIRNEHGLHARPGTALVSVIKQFNSDVTVTNLDGSGKPANGRSLMKVVALGVKKGHRLRFTASGEDAQQALDAIEQAITAGLGEGAA, from the coding sequence ATGTTCCAGTTAGATGTTAAAGCCATTCACACCGGCGCCAGTGCCAGCGATAAAGAAGACGCTATTCGTCAGGTTGCTGCCGCGCTCGCCGCTGCGGGCAATGTTGGCGATGCTTATGTTGATGGCATGCTTGCGCGCGAAAAACAGACCTCAACCTATCTCGGGAATGGCATTGCGATTCCTCACGGTACCACCGATACCCGCGATCTGGTGCTGGAAACCGGCGTTCAGGTTTTCCAGTTCCCAGAGGGGATTGCCTGGGGTGAGGATCAGACTGCTTATGTCGCGATCGGCATTGCCGCGCGTTCTGATGAGCATCTGGCGCTGTTGCGTCAGTTGACTCATGTTCTGAGCGACGACAGCGTAGCTGAACAGCTGAAAACCACCACTTCCGCCGAAGAGCTGCGCAGTATCCTGATGGGCGAGAAGCAGGGTGCAGAATTTAAATTTGATACTTCATTGATTGCACTTGATGTCGCTGCCAGCGATCTGATAACGCTTCAGGCACTGAATGCCGGCCGCTTACAGCACGCGGGCGCGGCGGATGCGAGTTTTGTCAGCAGCGTTATCTCCGCTCAACCTCTGAACCTTGGTCAGGGCATCTGGCTGAGTGACAGCACCGTGGGTAACCTCGGCAGCGCTGTGGCCGTCAGCCGGAGTGCAAAGGCTTTTGAGATTGAAGGTGAGAAAGCCGCAATGCTGATCACCGTGGCGGTTGCCGATGAGCAGCCGCTGAAGGTGCTGAACTATTTAAGCGATCTGCTGATTAATCAGAAAGCTGATCGTCTGTTAAATGCCGATGCTCCGGGAGTATTAGCGCTGTTAACCAGCGTTGTTGACGAGCAGGCTGAAGTGCTGACCGCAGAATTTACCATTCGTAATGAGCACGGTTTACATGCGCGCCCGGGTACGGCGCTGGTCAGCGTGATTAAACAATTTAACAGTGACGTTACCGTGACTAACCTTGATGGCAGCGGTAAACCGGCTAACGGGCGCAGCCTGATGAAAGTGGTGGCTTTAGGGGTGAAAAAAGGTCATCGCTTACGCTTTACCGCCAGCGGCGAAGATGCACAGCAGGCGCTGGATGCCATTGAACAGGCGATCACAGCCGGACTTGGCGAGGGGGCAGCATGA
- the yeiP gene encoding elongation factor P-like protein YeiP — protein sequence MARANEIKRGMAVSHNGKLLLVKDIEVQSPSARGASTLYKMRFTDIRTGMKVEERFKGDDIIDTISLSRRQVTFSYIDGDEYVFMDDEDYTPYNFKQDQIAEELLFIPEGGMPGIQVLTMDGQILALELPQTVDMEIVETTPGIKGASASARTKPAAMATGLVIQVPEYLSNGDKIRIHIAERRYMGRSE from the coding sequence ATGGCAAGAGCAAACGAAATTAAGCGCGGCATGGCCGTCAGCCACAACGGCAAATTACTGCTGGTAAAAGATATTGAAGTTCAGAGCCCAAGCGCACGCGGCGCCTCAACTCTGTATAAAATGCGCTTTACCGACATCCGTACTGGCATGAAGGTTGAGGAGCGTTTTAAGGGCGACGATATCATTGATACCATCTCCCTGAGCCGTCGTCAGGTCACCTTCTCTTACATTGATGGTGATGAATATGTGTTTATGGATGATGAAGACTACACGCCTTATAACTTTAAACAGGATCAGATCGCCGAAGAATTGCTGTTTATTCCTGAGGGTGGCATGCCGGGTATCCAGGTATTGACCATGGATGGCCAGATTCTGGCGCTGGAACTGCCGCAAACGGTAGATATGGAAATCGTGGAAACCACGCCGGGCATCAAAGGTGCTTCTGCCAGTGCGCGAACCAAACCTGCTGCGATGGCGACCGGTTTAGTCATTCAGGTACCTGAATATCTCAGCAACGGCGATAAAATTCGCATCCATATTGCTGAGCGTCGCTATATGGGCCGCAGTGAGTAA
- the fruA gene encoding PTS fructose transporter subunit IIBC, with product MKTLLIIDTSLGLATSYLAKNLLTAAAAKAGLTLTENPAEADLVAVAGNSVPSDNALNGKAVWLGNIEQALRQPESFLASAQAEAKSWQAPVAAAAAPAELSQSSGQKRIVAITACPTGVAHTFMAAEAIQTEATKRGWWVKVETRGSVGAGNTITAEEVAAADLVIVAADIEVDLAKFAGKPMYRTSTSLALKKTAQELDKAVAEAKTYKPQGGQQAAAAGDEKKESAGAYRHLLTGVSYMLPMVVAGGLCIALSFAFGIEAFKEEGSLAAALMQIGGGSAFALMVPVLAGYIAFSIADRPGLTPGLIGGMLATSINAGFLGGIIAGFIAGYAAKLISGKVKLPQSMEALKPILIIPLFASLITGLLMIYVVGKPVAGIMTGLTSWLANMGTANAVLLGAILGGMMCTDMGGPVNKVAYAFGVGLLSSQTYAPMAAIMAAGMVPPLAMGLATLIARSKFNKGQQEGGKAALVLGMCFISEGAIPFAARDPMRVLPCCIAGGALTGAISMAVGAKLMAPHGGLFVLLIPGAISPVAGYLVAIIAGTLLAGISYAILKRPEAELAKA from the coding sequence ATGAAAACGCTGCTGATTATTGATACTTCGCTGGGACTGGCGACCAGCTATCTGGCAAAAAATTTACTCACCGCCGCTGCGGCGAAAGCCGGCCTGACCCTGACGGAAAACCCGGCAGAAGCAGACCTGGTGGCGGTAGCAGGGAACTCAGTACCTTCTGACAATGCGCTAAATGGCAAAGCAGTATGGCTGGGCAACATTGAACAGGCGCTGCGCCAGCCGGAAAGTTTTCTGGCCAGTGCGCAGGCTGAAGCCAAATCCTGGCAGGCTCCGGTCGCGGCTGCGGCTGCACCGGCTGAGTTGAGCCAGAGCAGCGGCCAGAAGCGAATTGTGGCGATTACCGCTTGTCCTACCGGTGTGGCGCACACCTTTATGGCGGCGGAAGCTATCCAGACCGAAGCGACTAAACGCGGCTGGTGGGTGAAAGTTGAAACCCGTGGTTCCGTCGGTGCCGGTAATACTATTACTGCGGAAGAAGTGGCGGCGGCCGATCTGGTGATTGTCGCAGCTGATATTGAAGTGGATCTGGCAAAGTTTGCCGGTAAGCCGATGTACCGTACTTCTACCAGCCTGGCGCTGAAGAAAACCGCTCAGGAACTGGATAAAGCAGTAGCTGAAGCGAAGACTTACAAGCCGCAGGGCGGACAGCAAGCGGCAGCGGCGGGCGATGAGAAGAAAGAGAGCGCGGGCGCATATCGTCACCTGCTGACCGGCGTTTCTTATATGTTACCGATGGTGGTCGCGGGTGGTCTGTGTATCGCGCTCTCCTTCGCGTTTGGTATCGAGGCATTCAAGGAAGAGGGCTCACTGGCCGCCGCGCTGATGCAAATCGGTGGTGGTAGTGCCTTTGCGTTAATGGTACCGGTGCTGGCGGGTTATATCGCCTTCTCGATTGCCGATCGTCCAGGTCTGACGCCGGGTCTGATTGGCGGTATGTTGGCGACCAGCATCAACGCCGGTTTCCTCGGCGGTATTATCGCCGGTTTTATTGCCGGTTACGCCGCCAAACTGATCAGTGGCAAAGTGAAGCTGCCACAAAGTATGGAAGCGCTGAAACCGATTCTGATTATCCCGCTGTTTGCCAGCCTGATTACCGGCTTGCTGATGATCTACGTGGTCGGTAAACCTGTTGCAGGCATCATGACCGGCCTGACCAGCTGGCTGGCGAATATGGGTACGGCAAATGCGGTACTGCTGGGCGCTATTCTTGGCGGCATGATGTGTACCGATATGGGTGGGCCGGTAAACAAAGTAGCTTATGCCTTTGGCGTTGGCTTGCTGAGTTCACAAACCTATGCGCCGATGGCAGCGATTATGGCAGCGGGTATGGTGCCACCGCTGGCGATGGGTCTGGCAACGCTGATTGCGCGTAGTAAATTCAACAAGGGTCAGCAAGAGGGCGGTAAAGCGGCGCTGGTTCTCGGCATGTGCTTTATCTCCGAGGGTGCGATTCCGTTTGCGGCACGTGATCCGATGCGCGTACTGCCATGCTGTATCGCCGGTGGCGCGTTAACCGGTGCGATTTCCATGGCGGTCGGTGCCAAACTGATGGCACCACACGGTGGCCTGTTTGTGCTGCTGATTCCGGGCGCGATCTCTCCGGTAGCCGGTTACCTGGTGGCGATTATCGCCGGTACGCTGTTAGCTGGCATCAGTTACGCGATTCTGAAACGTCCGGAAGCTGAACTGGCGAAAGCCTGA
- the nfo gene encoding deoxyribonuclease IV has product MKYIGAHVSAAGGVDQAVIRAHELEATAFALFTKNQRQWRAAPLSAEVIAAFRAACEKYHYSSAQILPHDSYLINLGHPVEEALEKSRAAFLDEMQRCEQLGLSLLNFHPGSHLHQIDEHECLKRIAESINIVLDKTAGVTAVIENTAGQGSNLGFRFEHLAEIIAGVEDKSRVGVCIDTCHAFAGGYDLRTEAECVKTFAEFERIVGFQYLRGMHLNDAKSEFNSRVDRHHSLGEGNIGKTVFSWLMKDSRFDGIPMILETVNPDIWKDEIAWLKSEQK; this is encoded by the coding sequence ATGAAATATATTGGCGCCCACGTCAGTGCAGCAGGCGGCGTGGATCAGGCGGTCATTCGCGCACACGAACTGGAAGCCACAGCCTTTGCGCTGTTCACCAAAAACCAACGACAGTGGCGTGCCGCACCGCTGAGTGCTGAAGTGATTGCAGCGTTTCGCGCCGCGTGTGAAAAATACCACTACAGCTCAGCACAGATCCTGCCGCATGACAGCTATCTGATTAACCTCGGTCATCCGGTTGAGGAAGCGCTGGAAAAATCCCGCGCAGCCTTTCTTGATGAGATGCAACGCTGTGAGCAACTGGGACTGTCATTACTGAATTTTCACCCTGGCAGCCACCTGCATCAGATCGATGAGCATGAGTGCCTGAAGCGTATTGCCGAGTCGATAAACATCGTGCTCGATAAAACGGCAGGCGTGACCGCCGTGATTGAAAATACCGCCGGTCAGGGCAGCAACCTCGGTTTCCGTTTTGAACATCTGGCAGAAATTATTGCCGGTGTGGAAGATAAATCGCGCGTCGGCGTCTGTATTGATACCTGTCACGCCTTTGCAGGTGGTTACGATCTGCGTACTGAAGCAGAGTGCGTCAAAACCTTTGCCGAGTTTGAACGCATAGTCGGCTTCCAGTATCTGCGCGGCATGCACCTGAATGATGCCAAAAGCGAATTTAACAGCCGTGTTGACCGCCATCACAGCCTCGGCGAAGGCAATATCGGTAAAACGGTGTTTAGCTGGCTGATGAAAGACAGCCGCTTCGACGGTATTCCGATGATTCTCGAAACCGTCAATCCGGATATCTGGAAGGATGAGATTGCCTGGCTAAAATCGGAGCAGAAATAG